GGACAGGGATGACAGCGGGACGGAGTTTCTGTCATCCTACTTTTTAATTAAGGGTTCAATCGCCGTGGAGGACAGTACCTCTGCCCCGTTGTTATTCGGTGACAGCACCTTCACTGAGGAGGTCACTTCATATTGCAAGAAGATCTCCTGCATTCTTTTGCCTAAGCCCTCCCCCTCTTCTTCACTTTCAACAATGGCCATAACCGTGGGTCCCGCACCGCTTAGGGCCACAGGATACCGTTCTCTGCGAAGGGTCTTTAAAATCTCCTTCAGCCCCGGTACCAACTCCCTCCGGTAGGGTTCATGAATACGGTCATCCATTACCTTTCCCAAAAGACTGATGTCCTCCTTTAAAAAGCCCTCCATGACCAAACTGATCCTTCCAAGATTAAAAGCGGCGTCCTTAAAGGGAATGTTTTTGGGTAGTGCCGATCGGGATTTATCAGTGGTTAATTGAAAATCCGGAATTACTACCACGTAGCGCCACTGGGGATTCACTTTCGTTTTGCTCCAAAGAATTTCCCCATCCTCCAATTGAGTACTGACCAGCAGCCCTCCGAATAGGGCGGGGAGAATATTGTCAGGATGCCCTTCGATTTCCGTCATGATTTTTAACAGCTCCCCATGGGAAAGAGGACTGCCCAGTAGGTAGTTCGCCCCGAGAGCGCCGCCCACCAAGGCCGAAGAGGAGCTCCCAAGCCCCCTGGCCGGCGGGATGTTGTTTGTCAAGGTAATATGAAGGGTTTTAAAATCCTCTTTCTTAAATATGTTCTTTTGATATTCCTTTCTTTTATTACGTCTCTCCTGAAATCCTTTCTTTTCATAAGCCTTTTTAACCACCGCTTGAATGCATTGATAAACGATATTCCCTTGATCTTTGGAGATGTCTTCTCTCCCCTCGCCCATGATCTCAATCTTAAATTCCTTGCTTTTTTCAAGGGATACATAGTTGTATAAATTCAGTGCCAAGCCTAAACAGTCGAAACCGGGGCCCAGATTGGCGGTGGTTGCGGGAATCTTTACAATAACCATCACTTCACTCCTTTATCCTTCATTGAAGAAGACCGATGTCCTAGGGACCGAGGGTTTACGCTGGACAAATTGACTCGCATTCAAAATCTTTTTTTAGCAAAGAAAAAATAAATACGTTTCGAAAGTCTTTTTCACCATAGTGGTACTGATACTGCCTTAAATACCCTTCATTTGTAAAGTCCAGCTTTTCCAATAATTCAATGGAGGCGATATTTTCCGGATGAACAAAGGACTGAATACGATGAAGACCCAGCTGATAAAATGCGAAGGATGCAATCAGTTTTAAACTCTCGGTCATAATTCCCACGTTCCAATGTCGCTTCGATAAATCGTAACTCAGGGTTGCCATGGACCCCATGGAAAAATCCGATAAATAACAGGTTCCGATCAGACGGTCCTCTCCCTTGAAGGTAATCCCCCAGGGAAGGATCTCTTCTTTTTCGTATCGCCCCTGCATCTTTTCAATTAGTTTTCTCGCTTCTTCTTCCCTATCAAGACTGTTGATATTCATATATTGGGTTACCTCCTCATCGGAGTAATATTTATAAAGATCCTTTCCATCCTCGCTTTTGATCCCTCTTAGCACCAGTCTTTTTGACTCCAGCACGGGAAATTCCTGGAAATATTTCGCTGTATCCATTTCAGCCCCTCCTTTTTACTCTCCATATTCCTTTTTACTTTCCATATTCCAACAACCGATGGGTCTTTCGACGTCACCCATTGTTTCAGATACCCTTTTGCCGCTTCCCTTTCCTTACTATAAAATTCGTTTTAAAATCTCTTTTTCTGTGGCCGGTACCACCTCGGGCTTTTCTTTGATGGTGGAAATCGCATAGTTCGGGTCTTTCAATCCGTTCCCCGTATTCACGCAAACCACGGTATCCTCTTGGGTAAGGCCCAGTTTTTTATAGTTTTTCAACAGCCCCGCCACGGAAGCGGCGGAGGCCGGTTCCACAAAAACCCCTTCCTGCCTTGCTAAGAGATGATAGGCTTCGGTTATTTCTTCATCGCTTACACTGTCAATCATGCCCTGGGATTCTCTTAAGGCCTCTTTCGCCTTCTCCCAGCTGGCGGGGTTTCCGATCCGTATGGCGGTGGCGATGGTCTCGGGGTGCTCGACGGCTTCATCCTGCACAATAGGACTGGCCCCTTCCGCTTGAAACCCCAGCATTCTTGGTTTTTTATCCGTCAAACCCTGCCGGTAGTATTCTTTAAACCCTTGCCAGTAGGCGGTGATATTACCCGCATTCCCCACGGGGATGGCTAAATA
The sequence above is drawn from the Isachenkonia alkalipeptolytica genome and encodes:
- the thrB gene encoding homoserine kinase, with amino-acid sequence MVIVKIPATTANLGPGFDCLGLALNLYNYVSLEKSKEFKIEIMGEGREDISKDQGNIVYQCIQAVVKKAYEKKGFQERRNKRKEYQKNIFKKEDFKTLHITLTNNIPPARGLGSSSSALVGGALGANYLLGSPLSHGELLKIMTEIEGHPDNILPALFGGLLVSTQLEDGEILWSKTKVNPQWRYVVVIPDFQLTTDKSRSALPKNIPFKDAAFNLGRISLVMEGFLKEDISLLGKVMDDRIHEPYRRELVPGLKEILKTLRRERYPVALSGAGPTVMAIVESEEEGEGLGKRMQEIFLQYEVTSSVKVLSPNNNGAEVLSSTAIEPLIKK
- a CDS encoding GNAT family N-acetyltransferase; this translates as MDTAKYFQEFPVLESKRLVLRGIKSEDGKDLYKYYSDEEVTQYMNINSLDREEEARKLIEKMQGRYEKEEILPWGITFKGEDRLIGTCYLSDFSMGSMATLSYDLSKRHWNVGIMTESLKLIASFAFYQLGLHRIQSFVHPENIASIELLEKLDFTNEGYLRQYQYHYGEKDFRNVFIFSLLKKDFECESICPA